A window of the Bacillota bacterium genome harbors these coding sequences:
- a CDS encoding DNA repair exonuclease: MAAIKLVHVADVHLDTTLHSQNAHIRQRLRWATREAFRAAVDLCLQEGALALLVAGDLFDNHRLTLETERFLLEQVRRLDSQGVCFVYATGNHDPGLAHYRAQRIPWPPNVHLLASSTPQEVPLTGAAGAKAACVVGAGHETEREDRNLAQGFPGSKGSLPYIGLLHTFVAGAREGHERYAPCTIQDLTGKGYAYWALGHIHRREVVCDYPSVHYPGNLQGRNAREDGPKGALLVTVDPQGAHAEFRPLAPVEWLTARPLSLVDVESQSTLIPRIVQSLPGRTAPEFLLRVELAGPCPLYQELMSEEERLSLEDQLEHATGALSVEVRTRDLLPPARVEDFKQGPHILATALEILEEVRREGLSPGLADRPLAGESQGLAGFGDDEARKAYLLRIMNGAEVELVFRMVKPRVG; this comes from the coding sequence ATGGCAGCTATCAAGCTGGTGCACGTTGCCGATGTGCACCTCGATACCACTTTACACAGCCAGAATGCTCATATAAGGCAAAGGTTGAGATGGGCTACCAGGGAGGCATTCCGGGCGGCGGTAGACCTCTGTCTCCAGGAGGGTGCCCTAGCCTTGCTTGTGGCCGGTGACCTCTTCGACAACCACCGCCTCACCTTGGAGACCGAGAGATTCCTCCTGGAGCAGGTAAGACGGTTGGACAGTCAAGGAGTATGCTTCGTCTACGCAACAGGGAACCACGACCCGGGCCTTGCTCACTACAGGGCGCAGCGCATTCCGTGGCCTCCCAATGTCCATCTCTTGGCCAGCAGTACCCCCCAGGAAGTCCCGCTTACCGGTGCGGCTGGCGCTAAGGCTGCCTGTGTTGTTGGCGCCGGGCACGAGACTGAGCGGGAAGACCGGAACCTAGCCCAGGGATTCCCAGGGTCCAAGGGCAGCCTTCCCTACATAGGACTACTTCACACCTTCGTCGCGGGAGCCCGGGAAGGTCACGAGCGGTATGCACCCTGCACCATCCAGGACCTCACCGGGAAGGGGTATGCATACTGGGCGCTAGGGCACATCCACCGGCGGGAGGTCGTATGCGATTATCCTTCGGTGCACTACCCCGGCAACCTGCAAGGTCGCAACGCGCGGGAAGATGGCCCCAAGGGAGCCCTTCTGGTCACGGTGGACCCCCAGGGGGCCCACGCAGAGTTCAGGCCCCTGGCTCCTGTGGAGTGGCTCACTGCAAGGCCCCTTTCCTTGGTCGACGTGGAGAGCCAGTCCACGCTAATCCCCCGGATCGTCCAGTCCCTCCCAGGCAGGACTGCTCCGGAGTTCCTTCTCAGGGTGGAACTGGCGGGCCCTTGCCCCCTGTACCAGGAACTCATGTCTGAGGAGGAAAGGCTGTCACTGGAGGACCAACTGGAGCATGCTACCGGGGCCCTCAGCGTGGAGGTGCGTACTAGGGATCTCCTTCCCCCAGCCAGGGTTGAGGACTTCAAGCAGGGCCCTCACATCCTGGCCACCGCCCTGGAGATCCTAGAGGAGGTCAGGAGGGAAGGCCTCTCCCCTGGTCTGGCAGACAGGCCCCTGGCGGGGGAATCACAGGGCTTGGCTGGATTTGGTGATGACGAAGCCAGGAAGGCTTATCTCCTGCGCATTATGAATGGAGCAGAGGTTGAACTGGTGTTCAGGATGGTGAAGCCCCGTGTTGGTTAA
- a CDS encoding TrpB-like pyridoxal phosphate-dependent enzyme has translation MENCKILLDERELPRAWYNILADMPHKPQPALHPGTGKPLGPEDLEPLFPMDLILQEVSGDREIPIPAGVLEVLSLWRPTPLHRARRFEEALGTPARIYYKNEGVSPAGSHKPNTAVVQAYYNKKAGTKRITTETGAGQWGSALSLACKLFGIECKVYMVKVSYQQKPYRRSMIQTWGATVVPSPSTETQSGRNALEKDPNSPGSLGLAISEAVEDAASRPDTKYSLGSVLNYVLLHQTVIGLEAQKQMALAGDYPDVVIGCHGGGSNLGGISLPFVRDKIAGRQVDVVAAEPSACPTLTRGTLAYDFGDTAGLAPLLRMYTLGHSFIPSGIHAGGLRYHGASPVVSQLLEDGLIRAEAYPQSEVFKAAVTFAQSEGIIPAPETAHAVKAAAAEALKAKEEGKSKVILFNLSGHGHFDMAAYDTYFSNSLEDYQYPDDLVRKALEELPQVGA, from the coding sequence ATGGAGAACTGCAAGATACTGCTGGATGAAAGGGAACTCCCTAGGGCTTGGTACAACATCCTGGCAGACATGCCTCACAAGCCCCAGCCAGCGCTGCATCCCGGCACAGGAAAGCCATTGGGGCCGGAAGACCTGGAGCCACTATTTCCTATGGACCTCATTCTTCAAGAGGTCTCGGGAGACAGGGAAATTCCCATTCCCGCCGGTGTCCTGGAGGTTCTTTCCCTTTGGAGGCCGACCCCCCTACACAGGGCTCGACGCTTCGAAGAAGCCCTGGGGACGCCTGCGAGGATCTACTACAAGAACGAGGGTGTGAGCCCCGCTGGCAGCCACAAGCCAAATACTGCTGTGGTCCAGGCCTACTATAACAAGAAGGCAGGAACGAAGCGAATCACCACGGAAACCGGGGCCGGGCAGTGGGGCAGTGCCCTGTCACTCGCCTGTAAGTTGTTCGGAATTGAATGCAAGGTGTACATGGTCAAGGTTAGTTACCAGCAGAAGCCCTATCGCCGCTCAATGATACAGACCTGGGGGGCCACAGTGGTTCCCAGCCCCAGCACAGAGACCCAGTCCGGAAGAAATGCCCTGGAGAAGGACCCAAATTCCCCAGGAAGCCTGGGCTTGGCCATCAGTGAGGCCGTGGAGGACGCTGCCTCCCGTCCAGACACCAAGTACTCCCTGGGGAGCGTGCTCAACTATGTACTACTCCACCAGACAGTGATAGGGCTGGAAGCCCAGAAGCAAATGGCTCTGGCCGGGGACTACCCTGACGTAGTCATTGGGTGCCATGGCGGGGGCAGCAACTTGGGGGGTATCAGCCTTCCCTTTGTCAGGGACAAGATCGCCGGCCGGCAGGTAGACGTGGTTGCGGCAGAGCCGTCCGCGTGCCCGACGCTCACCAGGGGGACACTCGCCTATGACTTTGGGGACACCGCCGGCCTCGCGCCACTCCTACGCATGTACACGCTGGGCCATAGCTTCATCCCTTCAGGCATCCATGCTGGGGGTCTTCGCTACCACGGCGCTTCCCCGGTTGTCAGCCAGCTCCTTGAGGACGGGCTGATAAGGGCCGAGGCCTATCCACAGTCAGAGGTGTTCAAGGCCGCGGTCACCTTTGCCCAGAGCGAGGGCATCATTCCCGCCCCTGAGACGGCCCATGCGGTAAAGGCTGCCGCTGCCGAGGCCCTGAAGGCCAAGGAGGAAGGGAAGTCCAAGGTGATCCTGTTCAACCTGAGCGGTCACGGGCACTTCGACATGGCCGCATACGATACCTACTTCTCCAATTCCCTGGAGGACTACCAGTACCCAGATGACCTCGTGCGGAAGGCCCTGGAAGAGCTGCCCCAGGTCGGCGCATGA
- a CDS encoding hydroxyacid dehydrogenase yields MYKVLVTDGLDPQGVDILKKDCEVRLVEGLSQEELLDQVSSVHGLIVRGTTRVTGKVLDAGRNLRVVARAGVGLDNIDVAEAVRRGISVVNVPGANAVAVAELCLALLLSLARHIGEASLAVRHGKWRSPAHNGFELSGKTLGIVGLGRIGREVCTRALAFGMTVLAHDPYVPEETCLDAGARPVELGELLGCSDVITLHTPLTSETRGMIGLRELRTMKRGALLVNCARGGIVNEDALYDALVCGHLGGAGLDVFQSEPPGPSPLLSLPNVLATPHLGAATREARRRCSIAVAMATQRVLKGECLNPEACLCQGSHDLGACSPLASANPVQ; encoded by the coding sequence ATGTACAAGGTGCTGGTCACAGACGGCCTGGACCCGCAAGGGGTAGACATACTGAAGAAGGACTGTGAGGTCCGGCTGGTAGAGGGACTCAGCCAAGAAGAACTTCTGGACCAGGTGAGTAGTGTTCACGGGCTCATCGTGAGAGGCACCACCAGGGTGACAGGGAAGGTGCTTGACGCTGGTCGAAATCTGCGAGTTGTGGCTAGGGCTGGGGTGGGATTGGACAACATCGATGTTGCTGAAGCGGTAAGAAGAGGCATTTCGGTAGTAAACGTTCCCGGGGCTAATGCTGTGGCTGTGGCCGAGCTCTGCCTAGCGCTCCTCCTTTCCCTTGCTCGCCACATTGGGGAGGCTAGCCTTGCTGTGCGGCACGGGAAGTGGCGTTCCCCAGCCCACAACGGATTTGAGCTCTCCGGGAAGACGCTCGGCATTGTGGGACTGGGGAGGATCGGCCGGGAGGTCTGTACCCGGGCGCTGGCCTTCGGCATGACAGTCCTGGCCCATGACCCCTATGTTCCCGAGGAAACTTGCCTGGATGCAGGAGCACGCCCGGTGGAACTCGGTGAACTGCTGGGGTGCTCGGACGTGATTACTCTCCACACACCCCTGACCAGCGAAACCCGAGGGATGATCGGCCTACGCGAGCTTCGCACCATGAAACGCGGGGCGCTCCTGGTGAACTGCGCCCGGGGTGGAATAGTGAATGAAGACGCGCTCTACGATGCCCTGGTCTGCGGCCACCTGGGAGGCGCTGGCCTTGACGTATTCCAAAGTGAACCACCCGGCCCAAGCCCACTGCTCAGTCTACCCAACGTGCTGGCTACACCCCATCTAGGTGCTGCCACCCGTGAGGCCCGGCGCCGGTGTTCAATAGCTGTGGCGATGGCTACCCAGAGGGTTCTCAAGGGAGAATGCCTTAACCCCGAGGCGTGTCTCTGCCAAGGAAGCCATGACCTAGGTGCCTGCAGCCCTCTCGCCTCAGCAAACCCAGTCCAGTGA
- a CDS encoding DUF2283 domain-containing protein produces MRLKVRVEVDVPHNEMYVRLVELPPEALTYSVQVANSLNLDVDEMGRVVGIEITDMEKALGVRVAGVEVYGPLVGVKEAAALLGVSRPNFIRDYVSRDDFPIAVGDLASGRVWWLMEVVNYARRKGFKKKETVAYMLMVYLEANEMTVGALGEELGLDYRRVLGVLQDQVNLDEATPAVLAKKHGMDNEKAQALLARLKALRAISEVQ; encoded by the coding sequence GTGAGGCTAAAGGTAAGGGTAGAGGTGGATGTTCCCCACAACGAGATGTATGTGAGGCTAGTGGAGCTGCCTCCCGAAGCCCTGACCTACAGCGTGCAGGTGGCCAACTCACTGAACCTGGATGTCGACGAGATGGGGCGGGTTGTGGGGATCGAGATAACTGACATGGAGAAGGCGCTGGGTGTCAGGGTGGCAGGGGTGGAGGTGTATGGGCCCCTGGTGGGGGTGAAGGAGGCCGCGGCGCTACTAGGGGTGAGCAGACCCAACTTCATAAGGGACTACGTGTCCAGGGACGACTTTCCAATAGCCGTTGGGGATCTGGCCAGCGGAAGGGTATGGTGGCTCATGGAGGTAGTGAACTACGCCAGGAGGAAGGGTTTCAAGAAGAAGGAGACCGTAGCCTATATGCTCATGGTGTACCTAGAGGCTAATGAGATGACCGTGGGGGCCCTGGGTGAGGAACTGGGCCTAGACTACAGGAGAGTGCTTGGCGTCCTGCAGGACCAGGTAAACCTGGACGAGGCGACGCCGGCGGTTCTGGCAAAGAAGCATGGGATGGACAATGAGAAGGCCCAAGCGCTCCTGGCGCGCCTCAAGGCCCTGAGGGCTATAAGTGAGGTTCAGTGA
- a CDS encoding cyclophilin-like fold protein, with product MDIVIEVGNTRLQCLFNSSGTSRAICDALPLTSHASLWGDEVYFRIPVRRDREPGARTHLEAGDIAFWPDGNALCVFFGPTPASQGSDPVAASPVNLVGRVMKGLGELAQARPGDPIVVKRA from the coding sequence ATGGACATCGTGATCGAAGTGGGAAACACCAGGTTACAGTGCCTATTCAACTCCTCTGGCACCTCCAGGGCCATCTGCGATGCGCTTCCCCTCACGAGCCACGCTAGCCTGTGGGGGGATGAGGTCTACTTCCGTATCCCTGTGCGCCGAGACAGGGAGCCCGGTGCCAGGACTCACCTGGAGGCTGGAGATATAGCCTTCTGGCCGGATGGCAATGCACTCTGTGTGTTCTTCGGTCCTACACCGGCAAGCCAGGGCTCGGATCCTGTAGCCGCGAGTCCGGTGAATCTCGTGGGCAGGGTTATGAAGGGTCTCGGGGAACTGGCCCAGGCGAGGCCGGGAGACCCCATTGTGGTCAAGCGGGCATGA
- a CDS encoding secondary thiamine-phosphate synthase enzyme YjbQ, protein MAEIQVQGRSRVEILDITDQVTQAVVESGIVRGFCHVFVPHTTAGITLNEVADPDVARDMAKAFASMVPAGGYQHREGNSDAHVKASLVGSSVWIPVEDGRPAMGSWQGVLFCEFDGPRVRRARITVWRLP, encoded by the coding sequence ATGGCGGAAATCCAGGTTCAAGGCCGTTCCCGGGTGGAAATCCTGGACATCACTGACCAAGTGACTCAGGCAGTGGTAGAATCCGGGATTGTCCGGGGCTTTTGCCATGTGTTCGTGCCACACACAACAGCAGGGATCACCCTGAACGAGGTGGCTGATCCCGATGTAGCCAGGGACATGGCGAAGGCCTTCGCCAGCATGGTGCCAGCCGGTGGATACCAGCACAGGGAGGGGAACTCAGACGCCCATGTCAAGGCCAGCTTGGTAGGTTCCTCCGTATGGATACCAGTAGAAGACGGTCGCCCGGCAATGGGGTCCTGGCAGGGCGTGCTGTTTTGCGAATTCGACGGGCCAAGGGTGCGAAGGGCGCGAATTACCGTATGGCGGCTTCCCTAG
- a CDS encoding sodium-dependent transporter produces MSAREHWGSSLGFVLASAGSAVGLGNIWRFPTVVAQNGGGAFVAVYLVVVLFIGLPAMMSEMVMGRAAQRNVVGAFKVLKPRSSWFLVGAIGGLAAFIILSYYSVIAGWGLYFLYLTLSGDLQGLAAPQLAQVFATFTGNPLGPVLLHFVFMALTALVVKTGVGKGIERYSKIMMPSIFVILLILLVRSLSLEGAMEGVYWFLRPDLSGLSLQGVLIATGQAFFSFSLGMGALVTYGSYLTGRENIPESAAYVAFADVAVALLAGLVVIPAVFAFGFPPETGPGLVFVTIPAILNSLPLGSLFGTAFFLLLLFAALTSSVSLMEVITAIFIDERRWSRTTATLITGATAFLLGVPSAIGTGTIAGYARTGAEFLGLMDFFASNVLLPVGGLLLALFVGWVWGVKRAAREMSLGAPTFKGVATWAFLVRYAVPAAIAIILVVGLLG; encoded by the coding sequence GTGTCTGCCCGGGAGCACTGGGGTTCCTCATTGGGATTTGTGCTGGCCAGCGCTGGCTCCGCCGTGGGGCTTGGCAATATCTGGAGGTTTCCCACAGTGGTGGCCCAGAACGGAGGGGGGGCCTTCGTAGCCGTCTATCTTGTGGTTGTGCTGTTCATCGGGCTTCCTGCGATGATGTCCGAAATGGTCATGGGCCGGGCAGCCCAGCGCAACGTGGTGGGTGCCTTCAAGGTGCTGAAACCGCGGTCATCCTGGTTCCTGGTGGGGGCTATCGGGGGACTGGCAGCCTTCATCATACTCTCCTACTACTCAGTGATAGCCGGGTGGGGGCTCTACTTCCTGTACCTTACTCTGTCCGGAGACCTCCAGGGCCTGGCAGCACCCCAGCTGGCCCAGGTCTTTGCCACCTTCACCGGGAATCCCTTGGGCCCTGTCTTGCTCCATTTTGTCTTCATGGCCCTTACCGCCCTCGTTGTGAAGACAGGGGTAGGCAAGGGTATAGAACGGTACAGCAAGATAATGATGCCTTCCATCTTTGTCATACTCCTGATCCTGCTGGTGCGATCCCTGAGTCTGGAGGGGGCCATGGAGGGTGTGTACTGGTTCCTCAGGCCTGACCTCTCCGGTCTTAGCCTGCAGGGCGTTCTAATTGCCACTGGCCAGGCCTTCTTCAGTTTCAGCCTGGGGATGGGCGCTCTGGTAACCTACGGGAGCTACCTCACAGGAAGGGAGAACATCCCAGAAAGCGCAGCATATGTAGCCTTCGCTGACGTCGCCGTTGCACTCCTCGCGGGCCTGGTTGTCATTCCTGCTGTCTTTGCCTTTGGGTTTCCCCCGGAGACCGGTCCAGGGCTCGTCTTTGTCACGATACCCGCCATCTTGAACAGCCTGCCCCTGGGATCGCTCTTTGGCACCGCATTCTTCCTTCTCCTGCTCTTTGCTGCGCTGACCTCGTCCGTGTCCCTGATGGAGGTGATAACCGCCATATTCATCGACGAGCGCAGGTGGTCCCGTACCACGGCTACCTTGATAACGGGCGCAACCGCGTTTCTCCTGGGCGTGCCGTCAGCCATTGGAACCGGCACCATAGCGGGGTATGCCCGTACCGGGGCCGAGTTCCTAGGCCTAATGGACTTCTTTGCATCAAATGTGCTATTACCCGTAGGAGGGTTACTCCTGGCACTCTTTGTGGGTTGGGTATGGGGCGTAAAGAGGGCGGCCAGGGAGATGAGCCTTGGAGCTCCCACATTCAAAGGTGTTGCTACCTGGGCATTTCTCGTGCGCTATGCCGTTCCTGCCGCCATAGCCATTATCCTAGTGGTAGGCCTGTTAGGATAG
- a CDS encoding alpha/beta fold hydrolase: protein MCYAWRDLAIPVGSRGYLAALCTGDCRGPTVVVCHGFSGTKEGRGLAIPMAEALWDRGYSCVLFDFTGCGGSPGPSEDITLSGQVEDLRAVVDFVILEGASPVVVVGRSLGAATALCEAALDPRVAGVCAWACPVDLQEVFRLPLAVQETLEPGASLFIPTPGGGFRVKHDFFLDLQRHDILRCGAALAPRPLLVIQAGHDEVVPSTHGESLFAAAGRPKELWAIGGADHRFSHRHQEVWEVLFSWLARHFSPGSGRD, encoded by the coding sequence ATGTGTTATGCCTGGCGGGACCTAGCAATACCGGTGGGGTCCCGCGGGTACCTGGCGGCGCTGTGTACCGGGGACTGCCGCGGACCCACGGTCGTGGTGTGTCATGGGTTTTCCGGAACGAAGGAGGGCAGGGGCTTGGCCATTCCAATGGCGGAAGCCCTCTGGGACAGGGGATATTCCTGTGTGCTGTTTGACTTTACGGGGTGCGGTGGGAGCCCCGGGCCTTCAGAGGACATAACCCTCTCGGGGCAGGTGGAGGACCTCAGGGCCGTTGTGGACTTCGTTATTTTGGAGGGTGCCTCCCCGGTGGTAGTCGTGGGGCGAAGCCTCGGCGCGGCTACAGCGCTGTGTGAGGCGGCATTAGACCCCCGTGTAGCAGGGGTATGCGCATGGGCATGCCCAGTAGACCTCCAAGAGGTGTTCCGGCTCCCCCTAGCAGTGCAGGAGACCCTGGAGCCAGGGGCTAGCCTCTTCATACCCACACCCGGAGGCGGGTTTCGTGTGAAACACGACTTCTTCCTGGACCTGCAGAGGCATGATATTCTCCGGTGCGGGGCAGCCCTAGCGCCCCGGCCTCTCCTGGTAATCCAGGCGGGGCATGATGAGGTCGTACCCTCAACACATGGTGAATCGCTCTTCGCCGCCGCCGGCCGGCCAAAGGAGCTGTGGGCGATAGGCGGAGCTGATCACCGCTTCTCCCACAGGCACCAGGAGGTGTGGGAAGTCTTGTTCTCCTGGTTAGCCCGGCACTTCAGCCCTGGCTCAGGACGGGATTAG
- a CDS encoding fumarylacetoacetate hydrolase family protein, protein MKIAMLLHEGRTVMAAHTGGGYVDLEALANTLRMDLPSNPVAVATSPELSKIGAALDGAPVLTGELQFLPPISRPGKLVCMARNYLLHAEETGSSLPVEPIYFSKASTTLIGHQQPIIIPPGIGRVDPEAELAVVIGKRAKGVSRGTALEHVAGYACFNDVTARDLQSRDTGGKHPWFRSKSYDTFGPLGPYLVTASEVADPHCLSIRLTVNGEVRQESNTAMMAFDIPAIIAAASLVMTLEPGDVIATGTPQGIAPIHPGDVVCVEVQGLGCLTNPVLSQG, encoded by the coding sequence TTGAAGATCGCGATGCTATTGCATGAGGGCAGAACCGTGATGGCGGCTCATACAGGCGGGGGCTATGTTGACCTGGAGGCCCTGGCGAACACCCTGCGGATGGATCTGCCCAGTAACCCAGTTGCCGTGGCAACGAGCCCAGAGCTCAGCAAGATTGGGGCCGCCTTGGATGGTGCGCCGGTTCTCACCGGCGAGCTCCAATTCCTGCCTCCCATTTCAAGGCCGGGCAAGCTAGTATGCATGGCCCGGAACTACCTGCTCCACGCAGAGGAGACTGGCTCAAGCCTGCCCGTGGAGCCCATCTACTTCTCAAAGGCTTCCACAACCCTCATAGGTCACCAGCAACCCATCATTATACCCCCAGGTATCGGCAGGGTTGACCCCGAGGCTGAACTCGCCGTGGTTATTGGCAAGAGGGCCAAGGGTGTTAGCCGGGGTACTGCCCTGGAACATGTAGCCGGTTATGCCTGCTTCAATGACGTAACCGCCCGGGATCTGCAATCCCGGGACACTGGGGGGAAGCATCCTTGGTTCAGGTCAAAGAGCTATGACACCTTTGGCCCCTTGGGACCCTACCTTGTTACCGCCAGTGAAGTAGCAGATCCTCATTGTCTCTCCATACGCCTCACTGTGAACGGTGAGGTGCGCCAGGAGTCCAACACGGCCATGATGGCCTTCGATATCCCTGCCATAATAGCGGCGGCAAGTCTTGTAATGACGCTGGAGCCGGGGGACGTAATAGCAACGGGAACCCCCCAGGGCATAGCACCCATCCACCCGGGCGATGTCGTTTGCGTTGAAGTGCAGGGTTTGGGCTGCCTTACTAATCCCGTCCTGAGCCAGGGCTGA
- a CDS encoding cupin domain-containing protein: MSGKGQVMKVSDLAGYASDSIVSRALVNNKAGSLTLFAFDQGQALSEHSAPFDAVVHVVDGQAEVTIGGEKMTVGAGDLVIMPANVPHALRATSKFKMMLTMIRG; encoded by the coding sequence ATGAGTGGGAAAGGCCAGGTCATGAAGGTTAGCGATCTTGCCGGCTATGCCAGCGATTCCATTGTGAGCAGGGCATTGGTCAACAACAAGGCGGGCTCTCTCACGCTCTTCGCTTTCGACCAGGGGCAAGCCCTGAGCGAACACTCGGCGCCATTTGACGCCGTGGTCCATGTCGTGGACGGCCAAGCCGAAGTCACCATTGGCGGCGAGAAGATGACGGTAGGAGCGGGAGACCTGGTTATCATGCCCGCGAACGTGCCCCACGCTCTCAGGGCAACCTCCAAGTTCAAGATGATGCTGACCATGATAAGAGGGTAG
- a CDS encoding anti-sigma factor domain-containing protein: MREESGIVIQRDNGTVVVLTPNGEIRRVSVRYQAQVGEEVLLSSGAPRFSWAWAAVAAVLVVAILMGWHGFFPAPIHAYVALDINPSVEMGFDKAFSLVWWQGLDEEGALLTRPLSRGMGLGQAMDGLIEEAVDLEYLRPGDEGENVLLVSWAFPGGQSGALEEEMERSVSDTLSANGIEGKIGASQVSMETWEDAQALGLSPNRLLLLKAAEAEGIHLEPSDLQGPVSRILKQIHAHPGEVFGKRPSQVPVRPGKDDGETEHGPGRPEDKKPGPPFTPPGKQGVRGGGGGDDE, from the coding sequence GTGAGAGAAGAGAGCGGTATAGTGATCCAGCGTGACAACGGGACCGTGGTTGTTCTCACTCCCAATGGAGAGATAAGGCGTGTATCCGTGCGATACCAGGCGCAAGTTGGCGAGGAAGTCTTGCTATCCTCTGGAGCCCCTCGCTTCTCATGGGCCTGGGCGGCCGTGGCCGCCGTTCTGGTCGTGGCCATCCTCATGGGCTGGCACGGGTTCTTCCCCGCTCCCATCCACGCCTACGTAGCGCTAGACATCAATCCCAGCGTAGAGATGGGTTTTGACAAGGCTTTCTCCCTCGTCTGGTGGCAAGGCCTAGATGAAGAGGGGGCTCTTCTCACGAGACCCCTGTCCAGGGGGATGGGGCTTGGCCAAGCCATGGACGGGCTAATTGAGGAGGCCGTGGACTTAGAGTACCTCCGGCCAGGGGATGAGGGTGAAAATGTCCTTCTGGTATCATGGGCGTTCCCGGGAGGGCAGTCCGGTGCGCTGGAGGAGGAAATGGAGAGATCAGTCAGTGATACCCTGTCTGCGAATGGCATCGAAGGAAAGATCGGAGCTTCCCAGGTTTCCATGGAGACATGGGAGGATGCCCAAGCCCTGGGGCTGTCTCCTAATAGACTCCTCCTGCTGAAGGCAGCGGAAGCAGAGGGTATCCACCTGGAGCCATCAGACCTCCAGGGACCCGTGAGCAGGATCCTGAAGCAGATCCATGCGCACCCGGGGGAGGTGTTTGGGAAAAGGCCATCCCAGGTCCCCGTGAGACCGGGGAAGGATGATGGAGAGACGGAGCATGGGCCAGGGCGCCCGGAGGACAAGAAGCCGGGCCCCCCGTTTACCCCCCCGGGCAAGCAAGGTGTGAGGGGTGGTGGCGGGGGCGACGACGAGTGA
- a CDS encoding sigma-70 family RNA polymerase sigma factor has product MFDRSEALFLLAGAREGIPEARDRLIQVAVPFISSVVARYCRKRIDCHSDELSVGMVAFNESIDAFNGPEQSFFPFAQEVIRRRLIDYFRSQRRFEAERPLLDGQEGEPGTSSPEVRAAWQRHWLQQEADERAEEIAILGERLKTYGISFNDLVRSSPSHRDTRERLRRAALRLSQDPGLMEALESKGRLPKKDLCRVAGVSRRVLDRGRNYVIALAVIAATDQYPRIREYLNLEGGPGM; this is encoded by the coding sequence GTGTTCGACCGGTCCGAGGCCCTGTTTCTCCTGGCAGGTGCAAGGGAGGGCATACCTGAAGCCAGGGACCGCCTGATACAAGTGGCCGTTCCATTCATCAGCTCGGTTGTCGCCCGGTACTGTCGAAAGCGAATAGACTGTCACAGTGACGAGCTAAGCGTAGGGATGGTAGCCTTCAACGAGTCCATAGATGCCTTCAATGGGCCGGAACAGAGTTTCTTTCCCTTTGCCCAGGAGGTAATCCGGCGGAGACTCATAGACTACTTCCGCAGCCAGCGACGGTTTGAGGCCGAGAGGCCTTTACTGGACGGCCAGGAGGGTGAACCAGGCACCAGTTCACCGGAGGTAAGGGCTGCATGGCAAAGGCACTGGCTCCAGCAGGAAGCCGACGAGCGGGCTGAGGAGATCGCCATACTGGGAGAGCGCCTGAAGACCTACGGTATAAGCTTCAACGACCTGGTACGGTCCTCTCCTTCACACAGGGATACCAGGGAGCGCCTGCGCAGAGCGGCACTCCGCCTAAGCCAGGACCCTGGACTCATGGAGGCCCTGGAATCCAAGGGCAGGCTGCCCAAGAAGGATCTGTGCCGGGTAGCCGGCGTCAGTCGCAGGGTGCTGGACCGGGGTCGCAACTACGTCATTGCCTTGGCAGTGATTGCTGCCACAGATCAGTATCCCCGCATCAGAGAATACCTCAACCTGGAGGGGGGTCCGGGGATGTGA
- the nifU gene encoding Fe-S cluster assembly scaffold protein NifU yields MYNEKVMEHFRAPRNVGEMEDPGGVGQVGNPVCGDVMRFFIKVKDGRLSDVKFQTFGCGAAIAVSSMITEMAIGKTLEEALTITNADVAKELGGLPPNKMHCSNLGADALREAIKDYMAKARPGGGGEDDG; encoded by the coding sequence ATGTACAATGAGAAGGTAATGGAACACTTCCGTGCTCCCCGCAATGTGGGAGAGATGGAGGACCCCGGTGGCGTTGGTCAAGTTGGAAACCCTGTGTGCGGAGATGTCATGAGATTCTTTATCAAGGTGAAGGATGGGCGCCTCTCAGATGTCAAGTTTCAGACCTTCGGCTGCGGGGCGGCCATAGCCGTTTCCAGCATGATAACGGAGATGGCTATAGGAAAGACCTTGGAGGAAGCCCTTACCATTACCAACGCGGATGTGGCAAAAGAGCTGGGCGGCTTGCCCCCCAACAAGATGCACTGCTCCAACCTAGGTGCGGATGCGCTTCGAGAGGCTATAAAGGACTATATGGCCAAGGCTAGGCCCGGTGGAGGTGGTGAGGATGATGGGTGA